The genome window TGGTAAACCACAAGTATCTTATCGTGAAACCATCCGCAAAACTGTGGAAGTGGAAGGTAAATTCGTACGTCAATCTGGTGGACGTGGCCAATTTGGACATGTTTGGCTTAAAATTGAACCTTTGGCTGAAGGCGAAGGCTTCCAATTTGAAAGCGAGATTGTTGGTGGCGCTGTGCCCAAGGAATACTGGTGTGCAGTTGAAAAAGGTTGTGAAGAGCAAATGCAAAACGGCGTTTTAGCTGGTTTTCCTTTGTTAGATATTAAAGCGACTTTGTTTGATGGCTCATTTCATGATGTTGATTCAAATGAAATGGCTTTTAAAGTAGCTGCTTCAATAGGCTTTAGGCAAGGTGTGCTTGACGCAAAACCTGCTCTGCTTGAGCCAATGATGAATGTTGAAGTAACTACACCGGAAGAAAACATGGGTGACGTAGTTGGTGATTTAAACCGACGTCGCGGCATGATTGAGGGTATGGATGAAGGTCCTGCAGGCTCTAAGATAGTTACGGCATTAGTGCCACTTTCTGAGATGTTTGGGTACGCTACCGATTTACGTAGTGCAACACAAGGCCGCGCATCATACTCAATGGAGTTCAAGCAGTACAATGAAGCTCCAAAAAATGTAACAGAATCGATTTGTCAGCCAAGCGGATATTAACTGCAACTGGCGAACCAAATAAGATAAACCATTTTATTTGGTAATTTAATTCGAGCTTGCCTATATAGCGCATGCTTATTATAAACTTTAAGGTATTAGAATAATGGCTAAAGAAAAATTTGAACGTTCGAAACCACATGTAAACGTAGGTACAATCGGACACGTTGACCACGGTAAAACAACATTAACTGCTGCAATCTCAGCTGTACTTACTAAAGTACACGGTGGTGAAGTTAAAGATTTCGCACAAATCGATAATGCTCCAGAAGAGCGTGAGCGTGGTATTACAATCAATACTTCTCACATTGAGTACGATACAGATTCACGTCACTACGCACACGTAGATTGTCCTGGTCACGCCGATTACGTTAAAAACATGATCACTGGTGCTGCTCAAATGGACGGCGCAATCTTAGTAGTTGCTGCTACAGATGGTCCTATGCCACAAACACGTGAGCACATCTTATTATCACGCCAAGTTGGTGTACCATTCATTATTGTTTTCATGAACAAATGTGACATGGTAGATGACGAAGAGTTATTAGAATTAGTAGAAATGGAAGTTCGTGAACTTCTTAGCGAATACGATTTCCCAGGTGATGACTTACCAGTAATCCAAGGTTCAGCATTAGGCGCCCTTCAAGGTGAAGCTAAGTGGGAAGAGAAAGTAGTTGAGTTAGCTGATGCACTTGATTCTTACATTCCAGAGCCAGAGCGTGCAATTGATGGTGACTTCATTCTTCCAATCGAAGATGTTTTCTCAATTCAAGGCCGTGGTACAGTTGTAACAGGTCGTGTTGAACGTGGTATCGTAAAAGTTGGTGACGAAGTTGCTATCGTAGGTATCAAAGACACTACCCTTACTACATGTACAGGTGTAGAGATGTTCCGTAAGCTTCTTGACGAAGGTCGTGCTGGCGAGAACTGTGGTGTATTATTACGTGGTACTAAGCGTGAAGACGTACAACGTGGCCAAGTATTATGTAAGCCTGGTTCAGTTAACCCGCACACTAAATTCGAATCAGAAGTATACGTGTTAAGTAAAGATGAAGGTGGTCGTCATACACCATTCTTCAAAGGTTACCGTCCACAGTTCTACTTCCGTACAACGGATATCACAGGTGCAGTAGAGTTACCTGAAGGTGTTGAAATGGTAATGCCAGGTGACAACCTTAAGTTTGTTGTTGAGCTAATCAACCCAATCGCGATGGAAGAAGGTTTACGCTTCGCTATCCGTGAAGGTGGCCGTACAGTAGGTGCTGGTGTTGTATCTAAAATCATTGACTAATGATTTGGTAAACCCCAAACCTTAAAAAAGAGCGCTTCGGCGCTCTTTTTGTTTTACGGCCAGCTTCACGGTGTTCCGTGAAGACGATAAAGTTAAGAAAATAGATACTATTTTTAGTTATCGCTGTAAGCCTCTGGCTTACAGATAAATCATTTATGATTTACTTGAGTCGTACAGTAGGTGCTGGTGTTGTATCTAAAATCATCGACTAATATCGATATTTTATAGAACACTGAAAAAGGTCGCGTTGCGGCCTTTTTTATTGCCTGTTCTACCAACTTCACGGTGTTCCGTGATGAGAAAATGCGTTAAGAAATTAGTCCGAATGGTACTAATTTTAGTAATTTTCACGAGGGTCTCTGACCCGAAGTTAGAGTCGTACAGTAGGTGCTGGTGTTGACAATTAATTGCTCCCAGCATTAATTGCATTCCCGCCATGACGTAGAGGGAATTACTAATGCTGTGGATTCAGGGATGAATTAGAGCAGTCCATGGCGGTTTTTCTAAAATCATTGACTAATATCGATATTTTATAGAACACTGAAAAAGGTCGCTAACGCGGCCTTTTTTATTGGCTAAAATTTAGAAACGAGAAACGAGAAACGAGAAACGAGAAACGAGAAACGAGAAACGAAGAGCTATTCTTCCTGGTTCGTTATGAATTTGGGTCCTCCATATTTGACAGCGAGGATATTTTTCAATCCCCCGCATTTGCCTTCTAACATCTTTTTTTATTACTTTGGAGCTGTTGGCCAGCCACGCTCACATACATCGATCATGATACCGTTTGGATCATAATACTTTTCTTCATAAACAACGGTAGAAGTATCACCTTCAGAGGAGGAAGGTCGGCCAGCAAAATGTTCACCGCCAGCGGATGTAACTGAGTCTTTAGCATCATCAAGGTTGTTAACGTGAAAACCCATATGGTGGATGCCACGATATTTTTTACCGTTTTGTCCTGCCCAGTAGTCGTTTTTAAAAGCCAAAATTGCTAAACATATCACCCCGTCCGAAACATATACACCTCGGGCTAGTGGAGAGTCTGTTTCCCCAACTTTTTCCATGTCAAAGGCTTGTATATAAAAATCTGCGGTAGCAAAAGGGTCGTCTACTGAAATCGCAATATGGCGTAATTTTGGTCTATCTAGTTTTGTTGAGGTCATATTATATCTCCAAAAGTTTTTATTAAGTAATTTAACATTAAGCCTTTTTAGGCTGATTAATCTGCGCAAGTTTTTTCTTGATACCGGCGGGTGGTTCAACCACAAAGTTCTTACAACGCCAGACATCGAAAGTATCTATGTCATCATTCCAAACGCTTGGTTCATATGGATTGTCTTTAGTTATTTGCCGCATGTCGGAATAGAATTCAAGGTTGTTACCATCAGGATCTTGAAACACAATAAAATAATTCTCACCTGAGCCATGCTTGCCCGGACCACGAGTTATTTTTATGCCTTTTGAAAGCAACATTTCTGTCGCTTGTTCAATTTCTGCATAGCTATCAAGTTGGTAAGCAAAATGCTCAACATTGTGAAATACATTAGCTGCCTGCTCGATTTCAGCATTACTCATTTGTACTAACGCTAAATCGTGATGATCGGGACCTGCATGTAAAAAGGCCATCCTATTGCCAACTTTATCGGACACCTGCAGACCAACAATTTGTTGATAGAACTCTATAGATTCGCTCAGGTTTGAAACTCGTAATACAAGATGGCCAAGCTTTTTAGGTTTAGGTTTAAACATATTGCTGCTCAAATAAGTGATTGATGAGTTTATTATTGATGAAAAACTTTTAAAAAAATTGATCTAGATCAAGCTCGGTATAACAGGGTTATAATCGATTGCGCGCTGGATATATCTATTTTGTTATGGCTCGTTTGGGATTATTCAGTGATTAAATCAACATCGATAATAGTGAAAATTACTGATAGAGGAATGTGGTTGTGTTGTTAGGTAACGCCTTGTACGAAAAAGCCATATTGGATAAATCGAAGGAACAGAATTCGAGCTATCCTTGGTAATTCTAAGTTATTCTGCCTGAAATAAAAAAAAGAGCGCTTCAGCGCTCTTTAGATAGTCAAAGTTATTAAATTAATTTTCTTACATTAACGAAATGATACTTGTACTGGAATTGTTAGAATCTGTTTACCAAATCGTTTTAACCAGCCATAAATAAGTACAAAGGTGGTAACAACAGCAAGCAAACAGATACTGGCGTATACCGGCTGCGCTGCAATATTAAATATTTGGAAAGTAAATACAGCGGCCAAGTATGCAAGAGCCAGACTCCAGAGTGCGGCGAATGTCGCCCAGCGGCTACCAACTTCATTCTTAATCGCGCCCATGGCTGCAGCACATGGTGTATAGAGTAAGATGAATAACAAATAACTGAACGCACCAATAGTGCCAGCAAATGCAGATTGCATGATGGTAATCGTGCTCTCTTCAACGCCTTGTTCAGCAGCTGCAATATGGATATCAGAAACATCACCAATATCTGTACCAAGTGGATCATCTGGTTTAATGCCGAGCAAGTTTTCCAAGACAGTGGCAGAGGCTTCATCCCATAGTTCAGCCATTGAACTTAATTGTACGCCTTCCTGTTCAGGGGCCGAATATAAGCTGTTAAACGTTGCTACAAGAGCTTCTTTGGCAAATATACCGGTGATGATACCTACACTTGCTTGCCAGTTATCTTCTTTTATACCCATAGGGGCTAGAAGAGGCGTAACTACTTGTGCACTTTGACTCAATAATGATTGCTCTGTATCTTGATGACCAAACTCACCATCCGTACCTAAGGAGTTAAAAAAGTTTAAGATACAAACAACAATAATAATGATCTTACCTGCACCTAGAAGGAAAGAACGTGTCCTTCGCCATACTCGCATTATTAAGTCGGAAAGTTTAGGCAGTTCGTATAATGGTAATTCCATGATATTTACAGAATTAGTGCCCATCAATATCGTATGTTTAAGCAATAAACCGGTAAATAATGCTGCTGCAATACCAATTAAATATAATAAAAATACTATGTTCTGCCCTGAGTCAGGAAAAAATGCTGTGGCAAATAACGCATAAACAGGTAACCTGGCACCACAAGACATAAATGGAGCCATCATAATCGTAGTAATGCGCTCACGTTCGCTATCTAATATACGCGCCGACATAACGGCAGGTACAGTACAACCAAAACCCACAATTAACGGCACAAATGCTTTGCCAGGCAAGCCAATTTTTTGCATCAAGCTATCGACAACAAACGCTGCTCTGGCAAGATAACCACTGCTTTCTAAAAGTGATAATCCAATAAATAAACAGGCAATAACAGGAATAAATGTTGCGACTGTTTGGATGCCTAACCCAGCCCCTTCGATAATCGTTAATATCCATATTGGTAAATCTAATTGGACGAGGTAATGCTGTGGGTAATCGACGAAAATGGCACCAGCAAAAATATCGAAAAAGTCGATGAATGCACTACCAACATTGATTGCAAACATAAACAACAAATACATCATTAATAAAAATACGGGTAAACCGAGTAATGGATGCAAGATGAATTTATCTAATTTATCACTAAATGAATGAGATTCTTTGGCAACAATTGTCGCTTTAGCCAATAAATCATTAATGAAGTTGTAACGTGACTGCATTATCGCGATAGTATCTTCATTATGACTTTGGCATTGATTATTCTGACAACCGCCTTGTTCTAATTCAAGTAAGTCGCAATTGTTTTCTGTTATTTGAGCTAAAATATTTTCAGGTAAAACAAGATTTTTAGGGCGAGTAGTATTGCTTTTTGAGGCCCCCATAACTGCTTCAATTTGAGCTGTAGTGTTTTTATCAAAACTGTTTACCGCAATAACAGGGCAGCCTAATTGCTCGGATAAAATATCAAAGTTTAGTTCATCAGTTTCTTTACGATCAGATTTATTTAATACCACACACATTGGCAAACCAAGCTCTAATAATTGCGTGGTTAAATATAATTGCCTTTTTAGTTGGGTAGCATCGACAACATTAATTAGGTAATCAATGTTTTCATTCTTTAGGAAGTCTTGGGTTATCGATAGATCTTTACTTTGCTGTGCTTTCGCGGTTAACGAGCTTATCCCAGGTAAATCTGACAATAGTCTTGATTGGCCAAGTAAATTACATTGTTTTTGCGTACTGGCAACAGTTACACCGGTCCAGTTTCCTGTTTTTTGTTTTGAACCAGTTAAATTATTGAAAAAAGTGCTTTTGCCGGCGTTTGCAAAACCGACCAGGGCAATATGGGAAAGTTGAGACATTAGACTAGTTCTATACCGATTTGCTTGGCAATGTTAGTAGCAAGACAAATCTTTGTGCCATGGAGGTTAAATGCAATAGGACCGTTAAATGGTGCTTTTTGCGCCATACAAATTTCAGACTTTAAGGCAAACCCCTGTTCCATTAATTGCGCGGTCAAATCAAAGTTATCTGGGAGATAACTTATTTTAGCTCGTTGGCTTTTTTGCAATTCAACTAGGGTCATAAAACTACCTTAAATAATAATGATTCTCATTACATTTTATAAAATCATGGCCATTTCAGCAATAAAATAATGAATAAATCAGATAAAAATTGATGTAAAGCAAGAAATTTAGCGTGAATTAGGCTAATTATCGCTTGGCTCTGGCGTAACGAATCCAAATATACAAACCACTGAGCGAAAGAATAATAGTTGCTAGGGCAACAATATCCATAAATAGCACCATAAAATCGCCAAAAATACGACCTGAATGTGCATCTAGCACTATTCGTTCTAACGAGAGGAACTGTGATTTATAACGTAACTTGGCAGCATCGATATCTGCACTGGAAACTTGGTCCGATTTAATCCATGAAGGTTCAGTGATGAAATCTACTTTTTGCCAATCAAGTAAGTTCTGGCCGCTTTGGTAGTAGCCAGTCTGGCTTTTTAATGTAATTGTGCTCTTGTTGGTATTAATAATCATGGCTTTAATGCCAATGGGCAGGCCATCACTTGCGGTTATCTGATCAACCAATGCATTGGTGTCATCATAAAGTGCTAATGTATTTTGACTCAACACTAGATAAAAATCTGAATACCGGCCAATAGCGATGACGCTTTCTGAGCCAGCTTGCAACAATATATCGCCGTTAAAGATATAGCCATCGCTTACACTGAACTGTTTATTCTGAAAATACCTGGTATTGCTTGGGTCTTTGATCCCGTAATGTTGCAGTAACCATTGGTTGGTAATGGCAATATGGCCAAGCTTGAAACCTTCCGTATGGTTCAGGGCGATACCTGAAATAGATAAAAAGATCAGTAGTAGCGCCGCAAAAATACCCGTTTTACGATGCCATTCACGTAAATGACGAATGAGTTTTGCGTGTAGAGTTTTTTGAGATGCTTTAACCATGGTATTTATTGCTTTGTTTGGGTTTTATTATTGAGCCAAAGAGCAAGTCGTGCGACTTTTTTTAAAGCCCTAACCGACAAAGTTGCACCGGTAATTCCATCGATATGTTGAGTTAACTGATTTTCTTCATTTAATTCGGCATTAATAAACTGCTTAGTAAAGAATTGATGACGAACTTCATCACCACGACTTTCACGAAATGCCAGTACTTTAAGATCAACAATTTTTTCGTCTTTTATATGAATGCCAATGGTGATCGGCTTTTCTTTGCCTATTTCATCCAATATCCACACTGTTGCACCATCTTGTTGCCAAAAACGTACGCGCAGTTGGTTGAACGTGCGATTCATTATGGCACTTATTGCTGTTTTATCATCAGCAGTTAACCATAAAGCCTTTGGCTTTGGCGTTTCAGCATTAAATGCTTGCGCTAAAAATTCATCATTCGACTGATAAATATCGTCAGCAAATACTGAAAATGTACTTCCAGTTAATATTAACAGAATGATGATAAATTTTTTCACGTGTATCTTTTACCTAATGCAATTGTGGTTGCTAATTTAACAAAAAACAATCGGCAATGTAGTACTATTTTTTGTTTTCTATTCATTTAAGAAATAAATTGTATTAGCCATTTATTTGTTAAATAAACAAAGTGAATAAGAGATTAGCCCTTATCCACTTAAGTGTTCATTATGCGTTATCAATCAAAATGTGATTATTTAACTTTTGACATTAAAACTGGTAACCAAAACCTAAATTAAAGCCTTTAGAATCTTTAGAACCGCCTAACTCTTCAACGTCAGCTTTAAATACTACGTTTTCATGTAAGTAGTAGTTGATACCTGCACTAGTTGACTCTACAGCGTCAGAAGAACTATCACCTGCTTGGTTGTTGTACTCAGCATAACGTGCAAATACACCAAACTCTTCATTAATTTTGTAAGAAGGCTCTACATACCAGCCTGTTTGCTCATCACGACCAAGTGAGGCAGCTTCATCACCATCAATATCCCATGTGGCGTATAATGCACGAACAGTAAAATCATTAACTTGATAAACTGCGTGTGCTTCAATTAATGTCGCAGCAGCTTCATCAACACCTGCTGCACTTTGAGTAATATCGGTTTGATATTGCACTGTAGCTGCTAATTCTAAACCTGAAATCGCTGTGTATTTTACCCGAGCTGTGTACGCTAAATTCTCAGCGCTTGCTTCAGCCACTTTTTGACGACCCTTACGGATCAAATAGGCATTCTTATTTGTTACATCATTAACTACATTTAAACCACTTGTAATTGCCGCATCAACGCTTAAACCAGGGGCGACTTTAAAGTTACCGGCAAGACCCGCTTCCCACCAAGTAGCTGGAATAATGTTCTTCTCAACACCATTACGTTCAACACCGTAGAATGTTGGTGGCTCATGAGTTTCATTAATTAGACCAACAGGTACAAGGAACAAACCTGCTTTAGTAGTGATGCTTTCGCTGTAATCGTATTCAACGTATGCCTGTTCAAGTTCAACTTCGCCTGGTTTGTCGTCACCGGCCAGTGAATGCTCTAATTCAAACTCAGAGAAAAAGCGAGTTTTTGAATCAAATTCATGACCAAAGAATAAAACAAAACGGTGAAAGTCAATTTCTGCGTCTTCATCTTCGTAGTTGTTATAGTGCAATTCACCGTAACCACCAATAGTTGTATTAGCGAAAGGGCTAGCAGATGAGTTCGCATCGATTTGATCAGCAGTTGCTTCAAGACGACTTTCAGTTTCGTTTAGACGTTTTTCTAAAGACTCTAGAACTTTTTGCTGTTCTGCAATCACATCACGCAATTCTTGAGTTTCTTCAGTAGCCATTGCATTGGTTGCAAACAAAGACATAAGCGCAGTTGCGATAATTGATTTTTTCATCGTTGGTATTCCCTGATAAAGATATTTTTAATAGATAATTATTTTATGGCGAGACTATAACGAATGTTAAATCTAAATGCAAACAATTCTCATTTGTATTTATTGATTTAGATCAAGTTTTTACTAAATGTTAAAAAAAGTCACCAAATTGCTATTTTTGTGTGAGGTTGGCAACGCCTAATAGGTATTAATTATCCTATAGGGATGAGAGATGAGGGATGAGGGGGTAGGATACAAATTGTAATCATTTTAAAAATAGAGAGGGATAAATGTGTAGAGCATAAAATAATCCCTTGAATTATCTATTAAATTATCGAAAAAATTACCCAATTTTTGAAATCCCGACTAATATTTTACTAGGGCATTTTTTATACTGTCACAGGATTTTTTTGGCAGGTCAATTTTATCAATAAAAATCAGGATGAAGCATGCGTTCAGGTAATAGTTCAGGGTTACTCTCAGCAACATTATTTCATTTAGAAAATTTTTATAAACTCTTATTAGTCATTAGCTTGTTATCATTAGCTGGCTGTGATCATGACGACGATGATGATAACGATGAAAACCCTGACACCAACATTACCGCGAATGCTGGCGTTGACCAGCAAGTAAATTCACAAGTAATTGTGACTTTATCCGGCTCTGGCTCTACAGATACCGGAACTATCAGTAGTTATGCCTGGACTCAAACCTCTGGTGATACTGTTTCCCTATTAAACT of Thalassotalea fonticola contains these proteins:
- a CDS encoding VOC family protein yields the protein MFKPKPKKLGHLVLRVSNLSESIEFYQQIVGLQVSDKVGNRMAFLHAGPDHHDLALVQMSNAEIEQAANVFHNVEHFAYQLDSYAEIEQATEMLLSKGIKITRGPGKHGSGENYFIVFQDPDGNNLEFYSDMRQITKDNPYEPSVWNDDIDTFDVWRCKNFVVEPPAGIKKKLAQINQPKKA
- a CDS encoding porin, encoding MKKSIIATALMSLFATNAMATEETQELRDVIAEQQKVLESLEKRLNETESRLEATADQIDANSSASPFANTTIGGYGELHYNNYEDEDAEIDFHRFVLFFGHEFDSKTRFFSEFELEHSLAGDDKPGEVELEQAYVEYDYSESITTKAGLFLVPVGLINETHEPPTFYGVERNGVEKNIIPATWWEAGLAGNFKVAPGLSVDAAITSGLNVVNDVTNKNAYLIRKGRQKVAEASAENLAYTARVKYTAISGLELAATVQYQTDITQSAAGVDEAAATLIEAHAVYQVNDFTVRALYATWDIDGDEAASLGRDEQTGWYVEPSYKINEEFGVFARYAEYNNQAGDSSSDAVESTSAGINYYLHENVVFKADVEELGGSKDSKGFNLGFGYQF
- a CDS encoding FeoA family protein, encoding MTLVELQKSQRAKISYLPDNFDLTAQLMEQGFALKSEICMAQKAPFNGPIAFNLHGTKICLATNIAKQIGIELV
- the tuf gene encoding elongation factor Tu — translated: MAKEKFERSKPHVNVGTIGHVDHGKTTLTAAISAVLTKVHGGEVKDFAQIDNAPEERERGITINTSHIEYDTDSRHYAHVDCPGHADYVKNMITGAAQMDGAILVVAATDGPMPQTREHILLSRQVGVPFIIVFMNKCDMVDDEELLELVEMEVRELLSEYDFPGDDLPVIQGSALGALQGEAKWEEKVVELADALDSYIPEPERAIDGDFILPIEDVFSIQGRGTVVTGRVERGIVKVGDEVAIVGIKDTTLTTCTGVEMFRKLLDEGRAGENCGVLLRGTKREDVQRGQVLCKPGSVNPHTKFESEVYVLSKDEGGRHTPFFKGYRPQFYFRTTDITGAVELPEGVEMVMPGDNLKFVVELINPIAMEEGLRFAIREGGRTVGAGVVSKIID
- a CDS encoding VOC family protein, with the translated sequence MTSTKLDRPKLRHIAISVDDPFATADFYIQAFDMEKVGETDSPLARGVYVSDGVICLAILAFKNDYWAGQNGKKYRGIHHMGFHVNNLDDAKDSVTSAGGEHFAGRPSSSEGDTSTVVYEEKYYDPNGIMIDVCERGWPTAPK
- a CDS encoding FMN-binding protein yields the protein MKKFIIILLILTGSTFSVFADDIYQSNDEFLAQAFNAETPKPKALWLTADDKTAISAIMNRTFNQLRVRFWQQDGATVWILDEIGKEKPITIGIHIKDEKIVDLKVLAFRESRGDEVRHQFFTKQFINAELNEENQLTQHIDGITGATLSVRALKKVARLALWLNNKTQTKQ
- a CDS encoding PepSY-associated TM helix domain-containing protein; protein product: MVKASQKTLHAKLIRHLREWHRKTGIFAALLLIFLSISGIALNHTEGFKLGHIAITNQWLLQHYGIKDPSNTRYFQNKQFSVSDGYIFNGDILLQAGSESVIAIGRYSDFYLVLSQNTLALYDDTNALVDQITASDGLPIGIKAMIINTNKSTITLKSQTGYYQSGQNLLDWQKVDFITEPSWIKSDQVSSADIDAAKLRYKSQFLSLERIVLDAHSGRIFGDFMVLFMDIVALATIILSLSGLYIWIRYARAKR
- the feoB gene encoding ferrous iron transport protein B, which gives rise to MSQLSHIALVGFANAGKSTFFNNLTGSKQKTGNWTGVTVASTQKQCNLLGQSRLLSDLPGISSLTAKAQQSKDLSITQDFLKNENIDYLINVVDATQLKRQLYLTTQLLELGLPMCVVLNKSDRKETDELNFDILSEQLGCPVIAVNSFDKNTTAQIEAVMGASKSNTTRPKNLVLPENILAQITENNCDLLELEQGGCQNNQCQSHNEDTIAIMQSRYNFINDLLAKATIVAKESHSFSDKLDKFILHPLLGLPVFLLMMYLLFMFAINVGSAFIDFFDIFAGAIFVDYPQHYLVQLDLPIWILTIIEGAGLGIQTVATFIPVIACLFIGLSLLESSGYLARAAFVVDSLMQKIGLPGKAFVPLIVGFGCTVPAVMSARILDSERERITTIMMAPFMSCGARLPVYALFATAFFPDSGQNIVFLLYLIGIAAALFTGLLLKHTILMGTNSVNIMELPLYELPKLSDLIMRVWRRTRSFLLGAGKIIIIVVCILNFFNSLGTDGEFGHQDTEQSLLSQSAQVVTPLLAPMGIKEDNWQASVGIITGIFAKEALVATFNSLYSAPEQEGVQLSSMAELWDEASATVLENLLGIKPDDPLGTDIGDVSDIHIAAAEQGVEESTITIMQSAFAGTIGAFSYLLFILLYTPCAAAMGAIKNEVGSRWATFAALWSLALAYLAAVFTFQIFNIAAQPVYASICLLAVVTTFVLIYGWLKRFGKQILTIPVQVSFR